From the genome of Muricauda sp. SCSIO 64092, one region includes:
- a CDS encoding GH92 family glycosyl hydrolase, which produces MKKYSNPFLNEKGWIIGALITMVGCHNNEEPTTALVPKEYLGYVDTRVGTAASIADITVTEVEEPMGYVSPIVGNPSALTHWTPQTATWTERVITVPVPYWYDQEKIQGFRGTRYPNGAVVGDWGPMSIMPMTGEVIIDAEARASKFDRDSEVAKPHYYTVNLNDYDIKAELTAASKTAFFQFTFPESKSSSVVFDGVYVPGHYKVIPERSEIEGYTVIAGHFKNHFVAKFDKKFEAYNVNLLPDVVDSKLVPDGFKAAYYNNDKLEGDPDVFVNYPKLNYNWLKAPAEGVKDNFFSVVYTATFIPRHTGEHTFELTTKDGTRMYIDDEMVIDQWMYRATGTNIHRIHLAKGQQYQIRIEYYDGSSTTEMHLRCAEPVPLDPELGAQMALKGADANGVYVTFATTDREKVRMKVGTSLIDLAQARANMEKEYPHFDFDRAVAEGTDIWEEELNRIQVEGSEEDKSIFYTALTKCFVNPRNLNEDGRYFSPFDYQVHEGGQMYTDLSLWDTFRSLHPLWVIIKPQETTDVINGMLNAYKEGGWIPKWPNPWYRSIMMGTHGDAVIADAYVKGIRGFDTELAFEAMLKNATEKGNRGFSGRVGIEYFNEIGYVPTDIFGFYGEPVARTLEFSYDDFCIAQMAKALGKDTHYDDFMERSKRYINVLDKETGLVRGKKLNGEWLPPFDKSISVWAQGTDHDTEVYYRNHTLLVPHDIPGLSDFMGGDDKLIAYLDDFFDKDMYYVGDEFSMHAPYMYNSVGAPWKTQKVVRDMLAKYFFNDVGGLPGNDDCGQVSSWYVFGAMGFYPALPGTPTYEICSPIFDTVQINVGQGKVFTIIANNNSKGNAYIQSATLNGKPYHSSQLHHDAIIEGGKLILEMGPEPNKNWGILR; this is translated from the coding sequence ATGAAGAAATACTCGAATCCCTTCTTGAATGAAAAAGGCTGGATTATAGGGGCACTGATCACAATGGTTGGGTGTCATAATAATGAAGAGCCGACTACAGCATTGGTACCAAAAGAATACCTGGGGTATGTGGATACCCGTGTTGGTACAGCTGCCAGTATTGCCGATATTACCGTAACCGAAGTGGAAGAACCTATGGGTTATGTTTCCCCAATTGTCGGAAATCCTTCCGCTTTAACACATTGGACACCACAAACGGCAACTTGGACAGAACGAGTGATAACCGTACCTGTTCCTTATTGGTACGATCAGGAAAAAATCCAGGGTTTTCGGGGTACCCGTTATCCCAATGGAGCCGTAGTAGGGGATTGGGGGCCCATGTCCATAATGCCCATGACCGGTGAAGTAATCATTGATGCTGAGGCCCGAGCGTCAAAATTCGATCGTGACAGTGAAGTGGCCAAACCGCACTATTACACCGTGAATTTGAACGATTATGACATCAAGGCCGAACTGACCGCAGCTTCCAAAACGGCATTTTTTCAGTTTACCTTTCCGGAATCCAAATCGTCATCCGTGGTATTTGATGGGGTATATGTTCCCGGCCATTACAAAGTGATTCCAGAACGAAGCGAGATTGAAGGATATACCGTTATTGCCGGTCATTTCAAAAACCATTTTGTCGCCAAGTTCGATAAAAAATTCGAAGCCTATAATGTGAACCTATTGCCGGATGTAGTGGACAGCAAGCTCGTGCCTGATGGATTTAAAGCAGCCTATTACAATAATGATAAATTGGAAGGGGACCCCGACGTATTCGTGAACTACCCCAAATTGAACTACAATTGGTTAAAAGCACCGGCAGAAGGTGTAAAGGACAATTTCTTTTCCGTAGTCTATACCGCTACGTTTATTCCAAGACATACGGGGGAGCATACCTTTGAATTGACCACCAAAGATGGTACCCGAATGTATATAGATGATGAAATGGTCATTGACCAGTGGATGTACAGGGCGACGGGCACGAACATACACAGGATACACCTCGCCAAAGGGCAGCAATATCAAATACGCATAGAATATTATGACGGTTCAAGTACAACGGAGATGCACCTAAGATGTGCAGAACCGGTACCATTGGACCCTGAACTCGGGGCCCAAATGGCCCTAAAGGGAGCGGACGCAAATGGGGTGTACGTGACTTTTGCCACCACAGATCGAGAAAAAGTAAGGATGAAAGTGGGCACTTCGTTGATTGATTTGGCACAGGCCAGGGCCAATATGGAAAAGGAATATCCCCATTTCGATTTTGACAGGGCCGTAGCCGAAGGTACCGATATCTGGGAAGAAGAACTCAATAGGATACAGGTAGAAGGTAGTGAAGAAGATAAATCCATCTTTTACACTGCGTTGACGAAATGTTTTGTGAATCCTCGAAATTTAAATGAGGATGGCAGGTATTTCAGCCCATTTGATTATCAGGTTCATGAAGGAGGGCAAATGTATACCGATTTATCCCTTTGGGATACGTTCCGGTCCTTACACCCTTTGTGGGTCATCATAAAACCACAGGAAACCACTGATGTCATCAACGGCATGCTGAATGCCTATAAAGAAGGGGGCTGGATTCCCAAATGGCCCAACCCGTGGTACCGAAGTATTATGATGGGCACCCATGGCGATGCGGTTATTGCCGATGCCTACGTTAAAGGGATTCGGGGTTTTGATACGGAATTGGCCTTTGAGGCCATGTTAAAAAATGCCACCGAAAAGGGAAATCGAGGATTTTCAGGTCGGGTAGGTATTGAGTATTTTAATGAAATTGGTTATGTCCCCACCGATATTTTTGGATTTTATGGCGAGCCTGTGGCAAGAACCCTGGAGTTTTCGTATGATGATTTCTGTATTGCCCAAATGGCCAAAGCCTTGGGCAAGGATACACATTACGACGACTTTATGGAACGCTCCAAACGATACATCAATGTTTTGGATAAGGAGACGGGCCTGGTACGTGGTAAAAAATTAAATGGGGAGTGGTTGCCCCCGTTTGATAAGAGCATAAGTGTTTGGGCACAGGGAACGGACCATGATACAGAAGTATATTACAGAAACCACACCTTGCTGGTTCCACATGATATTCCAGGTTTATCCGATTTTATGGGTGGTGATGATAAACTAATAGCGTATCTGGATGATTTTTTCGATAAGGATATGTACTATGTGGGGGATGAATTCTCTATGCATGCCCCCTATATGTACAATAGTGTCGGTGCCCCGTGGAAAACCCAAAAAGTAGTGCGTGATATGTTGGCCAAGTATTTCTTCAATGATGTTGGTGGGCTGCCTGGTAACGATGATTGTGGACAAGTGTCCTCATGGTATGTCTTTGGGGCCATGGGCTTTTATCCTGCTCTGCCAGGGACTCCTACCTATGAAATCTGTAGTCCCATATTTGATACGGTTCAGATTAATGTGGGTCAGGGTAAAGTGTTCACCATTATCGCGAACAACAACTCAAAAGGGAATGCATACATTCAATCGGCCA
- a CDS encoding glycoside hydrolase family 3 protein: MWRCYVLGTVLLFLGCTKKGDIPPYKNVELDTETRVADLISRMTLDEKIRELDMYSAYDLIENGRLSPEKATQALKGLNVGSIRDFYPESAEASNELQQYIIENNRLGIPALIIEEALHGYLGKGSTSFPVPIGLASMWDVGAMESIGKVIGSETRAVGVHLVLAPTLGLGREPRWGRVQETYGEDAYLAARNGVAIIKGMQGDDLGDDDAIVAEPKHFGIHSIPEGGKNTAPVYIGEREARTNFLYVFEKAFKEAGALGAMAAYHEWDGVPAAGDPWLLKKVLRDEWGFKGMVISDLGAIAKQEVVHKTAKNPKEAIANSIRAGLDMQFYDYKHDVFQHSIREALDEHLLTIKDVDRAVSSVLYVKFKLGLFENPYIDTTLKAARYGSEAHRQLALEAAHKSIVLLQNKNNILPFGDEIKKVALIGELAGKALLGGYSRRGENEKTIAQEFEKTDYAIDFVDVGVPGGIMEEIDERFLMTEDGEKGLLAEYFTNTDFSGKPALTRVETRLEQYWHNLSPAPGIPSDNFSIRWSGYLIPKLDGIYDFQLWADDLGRLTIDNQVLIDSWDQKHKNSWSKTSLRLKKGKKYRIQLELVEYDEFADIKIRWKINPDAKRETLFEKAVHSARNADVVVLVLGEKDDNGEGRDKVNLELNPYSKRLLREVAATGKPIVLVLQNGRPLVLKEEVGSVDAILETWYAGEKGAQGTVEILTGKANPSGKLPISFPRANGQLPIYYNQKKSANATYVDENNTPLFAFGHGLSYSRFEYSDLHIEKPVITTNENQKVTLTIKNTSERKGTEIVQLYITDSYSSVSTPRLQLKGFKPVELEPGEAKEVEFTLLPEDLSLWNRDMERVVEPGQFVVKVGAASNDIRLKADFEVKTKY; the protein is encoded by the coding sequence ATGTGGCGATGCTATGTATTAGGAACGGTCCTACTTTTTTTGGGTTGCACAAAAAAGGGTGATATCCCTCCCTATAAAAATGTGGAATTGGATACGGAAACCCGTGTGGCCGATCTTATCTCGCGGATGACCCTGGACGAAAAAATTAGGGAACTGGATATGTATTCCGCCTATGACCTCATCGAAAATGGGAGGCTTTCCCCTGAAAAGGCCACGCAAGCCCTAAAAGGATTGAATGTTGGTTCGATTCGTGATTTTTATCCAGAATCCGCTGAAGCCTCCAACGAACTGCAGCAATACATCATTGAAAACAACCGATTGGGCATTCCTGCATTGATTATTGAAGAAGCCCTACACGGGTATTTGGGAAAAGGAAGCACTTCCTTTCCCGTACCTATAGGTTTGGCCAGTATGTGGGATGTAGGGGCCATGGAAAGCATTGGGAAGGTCATTGGATCTGAGACACGGGCCGTAGGCGTTCACCTTGTACTGGCACCTACACTTGGTTTGGGTAGGGAGCCCCGTTGGGGAAGGGTGCAGGAAACGTATGGGGAGGATGCCTATTTGGCGGCTAGGAACGGAGTGGCCATAATTAAAGGGATGCAGGGGGATGACTTAGGTGATGATGATGCCATTGTTGCGGAACCGAAGCATTTTGGTATCCATAGTATTCCCGAGGGGGGCAAAAATACTGCACCGGTTTACATCGGTGAGCGCGAAGCACGGACCAATTTCCTATACGTTTTTGAAAAAGCCTTTAAAGAGGCTGGAGCGTTGGGGGCCATGGCAGCCTACCACGAGTGGGACGGCGTCCCTGCCGCAGGCGATCCATGGCTTCTAAAAAAAGTATTGCGGGACGAATGGGGCTTTAAAGGCATGGTCATTTCCGATCTGGGTGCAATCGCAAAACAAGAGGTCGTACATAAAACGGCAAAAAATCCAAAAGAAGCCATTGCCAATTCCATCCGGGCAGGATTGGATATGCAGTTTTATGATTACAAACACGATGTTTTTCAGCATAGCATCAGGGAAGCATTGGATGAACATCTTTTGACCATTAAAGATGTGGACAGGGCCGTTTCCAGTGTATTATATGTAAAATTTAAATTGGGGCTTTTTGAAAATCCCTATATCGATACCACATTGAAAGCCGCGCGGTACGGCAGTGAAGCACATCGACAATTGGCATTGGAGGCTGCCCATAAGTCAATCGTTCTACTTCAGAACAAAAACAACATCCTACCCTTTGGCGACGAGATAAAAAAAGTGGCACTGATTGGAGAATTGGCTGGCAAAGCCTTGCTTGGTGGTTATTCGCGAAGGGGCGAAAATGAAAAGACCATCGCTCAGGAATTTGAAAAAACCGACTATGCCATTGATTTTGTGGATGTGGGTGTTCCTGGAGGTATTATGGAAGAAATTGATGAACGGTTTCTTATGACCGAAGACGGGGAAAAGGGCCTTCTGGCGGAATATTTCACCAACACGGACTTTTCCGGAAAACCAGCGTTGACAAGAGTGGAGACCAGATTGGAACAGTACTGGCATAACCTAAGTCCGGCACCGGGAATCCCGAGTGATAATTTCTCCATTCGTTGGAGTGGCTACCTTATTCCCAAACTGGATGGTATTTACGACTTCCAATTATGGGCCGATGACTTGGGTAGGCTCACCATCGACAATCAGGTGTTGATCGACAGCTGGGATCAAAAACATAAGAACTCTTGGTCCAAAACGAGCCTACGGTTAAAAAAAGGAAAAAAGTATCGCATCCAATTGGAGTTGGTGGAATACGATGAATTTGCAGACATTAAAATTCGCTGGAAAATCAATCCAGATGCCAAGAGGGAAACCCTATTCGAAAAAGCGGTCCACTCAGCAAGAAATGCCGATGTGGTTGTATTGGTGCTGGGCGAAAAAGATGATAATGGGGAAGGCCGGGACAAAGTCAACCTCGAACTCAATCCCTATAGCAAAAGATTACTGAGGGAAGTGGCCGCCACGGGAAAACCCATAGTATTGGTCCTTCAAAATGGAAGGCCTTTGGTACTAAAAGAGGAAGTGGGATCCGTAGACGCCATATTGGAAACCTGGTACGCAGGCGAGAAAGGTGCCCAGGGTACCGTGGAGATATTAACCGGTAAAGCAAACCCTTCGGGCAAATTACCGATCTCTTTTCCCAGAGCGAATGGACAACTGCCCATATATTACAATCAAAAAAAGTCGGCAAACGCCACCTATGTGGACGAAAACAATACTCCACTATTCGCTTTTGGACATGGGCTGAGCTATAGCCGTTTTGAATATTCGGATTTGCATATCGAAAAACCGGTGATCACAACCAATGAAAATCAAAAAGTGACCCTAACAATCAAAAATACCTCGGAACGAAAAGGGACCGAGATTGTCCAATTGTATATCACCGATAGTTACAGTTCGGTAAGTACCCCCAGGCTACAGCTTAAAGGATTTAAACCCGTGGAACTTGAGCCTGGGGAAGCCAAAGAAGTTGAATTCACCTTACTCCCAGAAGATTTGAGTCTGTGGAACAGGGATATGGAACGGGTGGTCGAACCTGGTCAGTTCGTGGTGAAGGTAGGAGCTGCATCCAATGATATCCGGTTAAAAGCGGACTTTGAAGTAAAAACTAAATACTAA